A genomic region of Bactrocera dorsalis isolate Fly_Bdor chromosome 3, ASM2337382v1, whole genome shotgun sequence contains the following coding sequences:
- the LOC105230010 gene encoding regucalcin: MSYKIEALPNAGTLIGEGPHWDIETQSLYFVDIDVGRLLRYDYKENKTYSAVLEGEQFASFIIPVEGESGKFVVGAGRRVVVVAWDGVAPKAKVVRVVREVQPDFPMNRVNDGKADPRGRLVAGTMHIDITLSKRVGELYSFEKGKPAALIKSDIGISNGLTWDEKAKKFYYIDSLDYNVKAYDYDFDTGVASNPKVIFSPGTYLPDGMTIDADGNIYVCTFTGATVFKVKPSTGEVLLEIKMPCKQITSVAFGGPNLDILYVTTSKLNDQPPPAGDTYKVTGLGVKGLPMTKVQL; the protein is encoded by the exons ATGTCTTATAAAATCGAAGCACTTCCCAACGCAGGAACCTTAATTGGTGAAGGTCCACACTGGGATATTGAAACACAAAGTCTTTACTTTGTCGATATCGATGTTGGCAGATTACTACGTTATGATTACAAAGAGAACAAAACCTACAGCGCCGTGCTTGAGGGTGAACAATTTGCCTCTTTTATTATACCAGTCGAAGGTGAGAGCGGTAAATTCGTAGTAGGCGCGGGTCGTCGTGTAGTTGTCGTCGCTTGGGATGGCGTAGCACCAAAAGCCAAGGTGGTGCGTGTTGTACGCGAAGTGCAACCAGACTTTCCTATGAATCGTGTGAATGATGGCAAAGCCGATCCACGTGGTCGTCTCGTGGCTGGTACCATGCATATTGATATAACGCTTTCGAAACGTGTGGGTGAGTTGTATAGCTTCGAAAAAGGTAAACCTGCAGCGTTAATAAAGTCTGACATTGGCATCTCGAATGGTTTGACATGGGACGAGAAAGCGAAGAAATTCTACTATATCGATTCACTTGACTACAATGTCAAGGCGTATGATTATGATTTCGATACTGGCGTGGCAA GTAACCCAAAGGTGATCTTTTCACCCGGCACGTATTTACCCGATGGCATGACAATTGATGCTGATGgcaatatttatgtttgtacttTTACCGGAGCCACGGTGTTTAAGGTGAAACCAAG CACCGGCGAGGTTTTATTGGAAATCAAAATGCCCTGCAAACAAATCACTTCGGTTGCTTTTGGCGGCCCAAATTTGGATATCTTGTACGTAACGACCTCCAAACTGAATGATCAGCCACCACCAGCTGGTGACACCTACAAGGTGACCGGTTTGGGCGTGAAAGGTTTGCCGATGACGAAAGTACAATTGTAA
- the LOC105230009 gene encoding regucalcin isoform X3, which produces MSHKVEQLPDSYAYLGEGPHWDIETQSLYFVDIKGGKLLRYDYKENKTYGAKVENEEHTSFVIPVQGEIGKFAVGCGCRVVIVAWDGAAPVAKVERIAYTLQQGDEVCKHRFNDGKADPRGRLLVGSMYLEHNVKKPFGELYRLEKGQPMAVVRSGLTISNGLTWNERTNKFYFIDSYDHEVTEYDYDLDTGVTSNPKVVFKHAEHMPDGMTIDTEGNIYVATFNGHTVYKINPSTQEVLLAIKLPTKQITSVAFGGPNLDILYVTTAEYVDQPAPAGFTFKVTGLGAKGLPMRKVTI; this is translated from the exons ATGTCTCACAAAGTGGAACAACTACCCGACTCCTATGCATATCTCGGTGAAGGACCGCATTGGGATATTGAAACACAAAGTCTTTACTTTGTCGATATTAAAGGTGGCAAATTGCTACGCTATGATTACAAGGAGAATAAAACCTACGGCGCTAAGGTAGAGAATGAGGAACACACTTCCTTCGTTATACCAGTCCAAGGCGAGATTGGCAAGTTTGCTGTAGGTTGTGGATGTCGTGTGGTTATCGTGGCTTGGGATGGTGCGGCACCTGTTGCGAAAGTGGAACGTATTGCTTATACCCTGCAACAAGGCGACGAAGTGTGTAAACATCGTTTTAACGATGGTAAAGCCGATCCACGTGGTCGCCTCTTAGTTGGTAGCATGTACCTTGAACATAATGTGAAAAAACCATTTGGTGAATTGTATCGACTTGAAAAGGGTCAGCCAATGGCAGTTGTAAGGTCTGGATTAACTATTTCTAATGGTTTGACATGGAACGAGAGAACTAATAAATTCTATTTTATCGACTCATATGACCACGAAGTTACCGAGTATGATTATGATTTGGATACGGGTGTGACCA GTAACCCTAAAGTAGTTTTCAAGCATGCCGAACATATGCCCGATGGCATGACTATTGATACGGAGGGAAATATTTATGTTGCCACGTTTAACGGTCATACGGTTTATAAAATTAATCCCAG CACTCAAGAAGTTTTGCTGGCAATTAAATTACCCACCAAGCAGATAACTTCCGTGGCTTTTGGTGGACCAAATTTGGATATTTTATATGTTACTACCGCGGAGTATGTCGATCAACCTGCTCCAGCTGGATTTACATTTAAGGTTACTGGTTTGGGTGCTAAAGGATTACCAATGAGGAAAGTAACAATTTAA